In a single window of the Acyrthosiphon pisum isolate AL4f chromosome X, pea_aphid_22Mar2018_4r6ur, whole genome shotgun sequence genome:
- the LOC100569897 gene encoding uncharacterized protein LOC100569897, with the protein MNPSAVTLIVVTLVLCGIFIQSIEAKTAFQAETPDAAKAAATPAAAAGGAGDAAPDAGAASDAGAGAAGAAEAPKAEAPAPAVPGNGTGNATGPANGYPSLTGSAVQCAVISILVSARMFYQTV; encoded by the exons atgaatcCCTCCGCCGTAACATTGATTGTCGTCACTTTGGTCTTGTGCGGAATTTTCATTCAGA GTATTGAGGCAAAAACAGCTTTCCAGGCCGAAACACCTGACGCCGCCAAAGCAGCCGCCACACCCGCCGCAGCCGCTGGAGGCGCCGGAGACGCAGCACCGGACGCCGGCGCAGCATCTGACGCCGGCGCCGGGGCCGCCGGAGCCGCCGAAGCCCCGAAGGCCGAAGCCCCAGCCCCCGCCGTTCCAGGCAACGGCACAGGAAACGCCACCGGTCCTGCCAACGGTTATCCATCTCTCACCGGGTCTGCGGTGCAGTGCGCCGTAATATCCATCCTGGTGTCGGCGAGGATGTTCTACCAGACGGTGTGA
- the LOC107882359 gene encoding uncharacterized protein LOC107882359 has product MSLVNHLTSTLLKHEPNDPVEFLVNQVEDMIQFRDHSGKPPILFSDDDLTNVFKGVDYLNSGKIDLSEYFRAMKMLGLNENEFNQNPQVDETNRIECKTFVHEAKFALIKQMTKMIQ; this is encoded by the exons atgtcCTTGGTGAACCATTTAACCAGTACGTTGTTAAAACACGAACCCAACGATCCAGTAGAATTTCTCGTGAACCAAGTGGAAGACATGATACAATTCCGGGATCACAGTGGCAAACCGCCGATTCTGTTCAGCGACGACGAtttaacaaatgtttttaaGGGTGTAGACTATTTAAATAGTGGTAAGATTGATCTAAGTGAATACTTCAGAG cTATGAAGATGTTAGGATTGAATGAAAACGAATTTAACCAGAATCCACAAGTGGACGAAACAAATCGAATTGAATGTAAAACATTCGTACACGAGgc AAAGTTTGCGTTAATAAAACAGATGACCAAGATGATACAGTAA